TCATTTGCGTCGGGCCGAGCTTGTAGGTCAGCTTGTCGATCTTGCCGGTGAAGCGGAACGGCAGCTTGTAACTGTCGTCCACCGTCGTGCGGGTGTCGCTCCCGATGTCAAAGGTTTCGTCGATCGCCATCAGGAAGGGAATCGAGTGCGGCATCGACTTTTTGGCGACCAGCTTACCGTCTGCCGTGAGCACGCCGGTGCCGCCCTTGCCGGGGCCGGGTCCATCATACTTGAATTCAAACACAATCGTGTGCTTGCCAGGCTTGAGCGCATCGCCGAAGACATCGCGATTTCCCACGCCGCCCTCCCAGCGATACCGCTTTAGATTGAGCATGTTGTAGGAAAACACCGGCTTGCCCCTGAGCAGATAGAGGCCGTATCCACCGAAGCGACCGCCGTACGTGGCGATCATTCCTTCGGCGCCGCCCTGGGGAACGGTTATCTCGGCAGTGATTGTGTAATCCTTGTTGAGGATGCTCGGGGTGTTACCGTCCGGAATGCCGGCATTCTCCCCCTTGAACGTGAAGACACTTCGCCCGGCGGTCGCGCTCGGCCGTGGAGTTACGAGCCGAGGCAGGACCGAGTTGTCCAGCGGCAAGACCTGGTATTTCGCCGCTTCCGTCAGGAACAACGCCTGCATTTCCTTCAACTTGTCGGGATTCTTGGCGGCGAGGTCGTTGTTTTGCGAAAAGTCCTCGGCGACGTTGTAGAGTTCCCATTTGTATTCGTTGATTTCAGGCAGCTTCGCCGTTCCCATGATCCACGGCGGCACCGGCGGCGTCGTATTGGCGTACCAGCCATTGTTGTAGATGCCGCGATTGGCGAACATCTCGAAATACTGCGTGTCGCGTTTTGACGGGGCGTTGGCATTAGCCTTGTCGAACGTGTAGGCCATGCTCACACCCTCAATGGGCTTCTGCGCGATGCCGTTGACCGTCGTCGGGGCCTGGATGCCGGTGGCTTCGAGGATGGTCGGCACGATGTCGATCATGTGGTGGAACTGGCTGCGGATGCCGCCGGGGTCCGTAATGTGACCAGGCCATGAGATGGCCATGCCTTGTCTTGTGCCGCCGAAATGCGAAGCTACCTGCTTGGTCCATTTGAATGGCGTGTCGAACGCCCACGACCAGGCCACCGACATATGCGGGTAGGTCTTGTCTGAGCCCCAGGCCTCATAGTTCAGCATCAGTTCGGCCTCAGGGAGGTCCAGAATAGCGTTGTAGGCAGTCATCTGGTTCGGGGTGCCTTCAAGGGTTCCTTCGGCGCTGGTGCCGTTGTCGCCGCTGATATAAATGATCAGCGTGTTGTCGAGTTTGCCCATGTCCTCGACCGCCTGGATGACACGGCCGATCTCATAGTCGGTATAGGCTGCGTAGCCGGCAAATACTTCAGCCTCGCGCGCGTACAGCTTCTTTCGGATCAGGGAGAGCGAGTCCCATTTCGGCAGGGTATCCGGCCAGGGGGTAAGCTGGGTATTGGCGGGAATGACTCCAAGCCGCTTCTGATTGGCGAAGATTTGCTCGCGCAGCTTCTCCCAACCCATGTCGAACTTGCCCTTGAACTTGTCGATCCATTCCTTCTTCGGCTGATGCGGCGAATGTGTCCCGCCCGGCACGTAGTAGACGAAGAACGGCTTGTCCGGTGCGGCGGCATCCAGGCCATTCATGTAGTTGATGGCGTCGTCCGCCATGTCAGTGATGAGGTTGTAGTTTTGTTTGCCGATCCATGGGAATACCTGGGTCGTGTTGCGAAACAGGTAGGGTGTCCACTGGTCGGTCTCGCCGCCCATGAACCCGTAGAAATATTCGAACCCCATGCCGACGGGCCATTGGTCGAATGGTCCGGCCGCGCTGTAGAGATAGGTGGGGGTGTTATGGTTCTTGCCGAACCACGATGTGGCGTATCCGTTGTCGCGGAGAATCGTTCCGATCGTCGCGCTATCTTGACCGATCACGGAATTGTAGCCCGGATAGCCGGTGGACATTTCGCCGATGACGCCGAACCCGACCGAATGGTGATTGCGGCCGGTGATCAACGCCGCCCGCGTCGGCGAGCAAAGCGCCGTGGAGTGAAACTGCGTATAGCGCAACCCTGACTTGGCAATGCGATCCATGTTCGGGGTAGGAATAACACCGCCGAAGGTGCCGGACACGCCATAGCCCTGGTCGTCCGTCATGATAAGCAACACGTTTGGCGCGCCTTTGGGCGGCACGACCGAGGGGGGCCAATACGGCTTGGAATCCTTGGCCGTCTCGTTGATCACGCCGCCGAACTTGGGAGGTTCAGGCGGAAGCTGCTTGCCATCGATTGTCAACGTGGCGCCGGGTGAGCCCGGCGTGCCCGTGATTTGCTGGGCCGCCGCGTTCGGCGCAAGCGACATGCACAGAAGGATACTTGTCGATGATAGGAAACTTGCAATTTTGATCACGATGCGCTCTCCACGACCGGAAGCCGACGAAATTTCGCGTCATGGAGTTTAGAGGGATCGCCGCGCCGGTCTATGCAATTTCGGCACGTGACGGGCGCCGGGTTTATTTCGGCGCGGATGTCCGTTCTCGGTCCCAGGAACGGACATAGACCGCCGTGTTCGACGCCGCGGGCGCGCATCCTGGTTGATCGCAGCGGTAGTATTTGACGCCGATTGTCGCTAACATTCAGTTGCCGGCTCAAACCGGCGGGGTTAGACGCTTCACGCCTCGGCGGGAGATTACCCTTGACCCGCGAACACTTAGTGCGACGGCTTACAGCCATATTCGCGGCCGATGTTGCGGGTTATAGCCGTTTGACGGGCATGGACGAAGAGGGCACGCACGTCCGGCTGAAGGAACACCTGCGGGTCCTGATTGATCCAAAGGTTGCCGCCTATCGCGGACACATCGTCAAAAATACCGGCGATGGGTTTCTAGCCGAGTTCAATAGCGTTGTGGACGCGATGCGCTGTGCGGTCGATGTTCAGCGCGGCATGGTGGAACGCAATTTAGGCGTACCACCGAGCACTCGCGTTGAGTTCCGCATTGGTATCAATGTCGGTGATATTATCGAAGATAACGGGGACATATTCGGCGACGGGGTCAACGTAGCAGCACGGCTCGAAGCCATTGCGGAGCCCGGCGGCATCTGTGTTTCCGATGATGCGCACCGACAACTGCGAGACAAGCTCGATATTGTGTTTGACGATGCCGGAGAGCAGATCCTCAAGAACATTGAACGACCGGTCCGCGTTTTCAAAATGAGGGATGGTGCAGCCGCAAGCCAAAGACCCACATTGGCGCTCCCGGACAAACCCTCGATTGCCGTGCTGCCTTTCCAGAACCTCAGTGCCGACCCGGACCAGGAGTATTTCGCCGATGGCGTCGTGGAAGACATCACGATGGCGCTGTCACGCTTTCACTGGCTGTTTGTAATCGCACGCAATTCAAGTTTTACCTACAAGGGCCGCCCCGTGGACGTAAAGCAGGTCGGCCGCGAGCTCGGGGTGCGCTACGTGCTCGAAGGTAGCGTGCGCAAGGCTGGAAATCGCATTCGTATCGCCGGTCAGCTTATCGATGCTGAAACCGGAGCACATCTCTGGGCAGACCGTTTTGATGGTGCGCTCGAAGACATGTTCGATCTACAAGACCAGGTGACGTCCAGCGTCGTCGGTGCAATCGCCCCGAAGCTTCTGTATGCGGAGATGAAGCGAGCCAAGCACAAACTAACCGAAAATCTCGATGCTTACGACTACTACCTGCGTGGGCTGGCGAGCGCCCGTCGGTGGACCAAGGACGCGAACAGCGAATCGCTCCGGCTCTTTCGCAAGGCGATCGAACTCGACCCCGGTCTGGCCTGCGCCTATGGCATGGCCGCGTGGTGCTACACGCAGCGCAAGGGGCGTGGTTGGATGATCGAGCACGTGCAGGAGAGTGCCGAAGCTACGCGGCTGGCCAGGAAAGCAGTCCAGCTCGGTGGGAATGACCCGGTAGCGCTGTGCATGGGTGGATATGCACTCGCCTTTGTAGCCCATGAGTTCGACGACGCTATGGCTTTCGTGGATCGTGGACTGGCGGTCAATCCGAACCTCGCGCAAGCCTGGAATCTTAGTGCGTGGGTGAGAGTTTGGAGAGGTGAGCCGGACCTCATACTTGATCACGCTGCGCGTGCTATGCGCCTGAGCCCACTCGATCCGTCGATGTACAACATGCAGGGAGCCATGGCGTATGCCCATTTTCTTGCGGGCCGCTATGACATGGCGTCGTCATGCGCCGAAAAGTCGATGCGCGACAATCCGGCGTTCCTGCTGGCAGTCTGCATGTCCGCAGCCAGCAATGCGCTTGCCGGCAGACTTGCGCCAGCACAGAAAGCCATGGCACGGGCGCTCGAACTTAACCCCGACTTGCGGGCCTCTAATCTCGGAGATTTAGCGCCGTTTCGCCGAGCGGAGGACCTTGCCTTGTTCGCCAAGGGTCTCCGCCAGGCAGGACTTCCGGACTGATGTTGCTTGCCTCGGTTGCACGTTCAACGAAACGGTCGCGCTTAGGCTCACGTCCGAAACGGGTCAAAAAGCCGACTTGGGCTTCCGGCGCAGAGCGGACATTCGACGAAGCCCTAACGTCGGTTAAGGGCCATCAGCAAAGGCTCAGGCGTTTGGCTGAAACCAGCCAAATATCGCAACAATGAGGCATGAGACCAGGGCGATTATTCGGAGGCCGATTGTTATCCAGTACCGGATCGGCGCGGCATCTCTAGGAATAATCATCTTCGACCAGTCCACGAGCAACCAATCTATAAGATCAGTATTGAAGTACGCAATTTTTCTCTCGACAAGGCCATGCCGCAGTTTGCGGTAGCAATCGACGCACAAATAGATCGCGACGACGCGGGCGACGATTTCATAAAGGAAAAACTGCATGGAAACATCCGTTGACCAAGTACTCGTTCGATGACAAGGCCGCATTATTGACCCATCGGCAGGGTTACGGCCGTCAATTGCATTGGGCTACCTGGTTTGGTGTGGCCGGATTTGGTGTTGGTTCAATTGCAGGAATGATCGTGGTGACGGTATGGGGGAGCCCAAGGTCCTGCGATCCGGGATTGGGTAAGTCGCGCCTAACGTCCGTTTCGGCCAAAAGCGGGCCTGGATGGTATGCCCGCTTCTGGCATATGCGGACATACAGCCGTGGCGGATGCCATTGACGCCGGCGGGCGGGGACACGACATATCCGGGACCGCCGATCGGGGGCACCTCCCGGGAGCAAGCTATGGACGCGCCGTCACACATCGATCCCGTCACCGCGTATTCCGACAGCGACGTCGTGCACTGGTTGACCAACGGCACGCGGGATGAGCGCTTCATCGACAACATCTTCGCCGAGATGTGTATCCGGCTCCAGCAAGCGGGCATTCCGGTCAAGCGGGCGACGCTTCATGTTCTGATCCACCATCCGCAATGGCTGGGCGCCCGGATCATGTGGGCCGACGGGATGCGCGAAGCCGAGCTGGCACGTGTGGACTACGATGTCCGCGGGCGATCCGAATATATCGGCAGCCCCGCCAACGAAATTCATGACGGCGCCACCGAGGTGCGCGAGAATCTCGAGCGCAATCCCTCGCTCGGCCGCCAGCACGCCGTCTATGACGAGATGCGGGCGAAAGGCCTGACCGACTATGTGGCGTGGCCGCTGTACCATACGCTCGGCAAGCGGCACATCGTGACCTTTGCCACCGACCGGCCCGGAGGTTTCGACGCCGCGCACATCGCGAGCCTGTCGAACGTGTTGCCGGTTCTGTCGCTGGTCAGCGAAATCCGGATCAAGAACCGGCTGGCGCGAACGCTGCTCGAAACCTATGTCGGGTCGCACGCCGGCGAACTCATTCTGGCCGGCGCTACCCGGCGCGGGACCGGGACGACGGTGAGCGCCGCCATCATGATCTGCGATCTGCGTGATTTTACAAAAATCTCCGACAACTGGCCGCGCGATGACGTCATCGATCTCCTCAACGGCTATTTCGACGCGATGTCGGAGCCGGTGGCGCGACATGGCGGGGAAATCCTGAAATTCATCGGCGACGGCATGCTCGCGATCTTCCCGCTCAGCCAGCCGTCGGCCTGCGCCAATCTGCTGCATGCCGTCTCCGAAGCCCGCCAGGCCATGGTCGCCCTGAACGAAAAGAACAGCGAAACCGGCCGTGCGCCGCTCAATTACGGCATCGGCATCCACGTCGGCGACGTCATGTACGGCAATATCGGGTCGCGCGCCCGGCTCGACTTCACCGTCATCGGTCCGGCGGTCAACATGGCTTCGCGTCTCGAAACCCTCACCAAGCAACTGGGCCGGACGGTGTTGCTGTCGCGCGCGTTTAGCGACTTCGTCAAAGACGATTTTGAACTCGAACGCGTCGGCGAATATCCGGTGCGCGGCTTCAACGACCCGATCGAACTGTTTGCGTATCACGGCTGAATGCCGGTTTGCCGTAAGGTAGCGAGCTGCCTTGGAGGGGCTGCAACGCCACGGCAATTGGGCAGCCTTACTCGATCACTTCGTCCGCGCTGAGCAGAATTGATGTCGGCAGGGTCAGACCGAGGGTACGGGCCGTTACTAAATTGGCCACAAGCCTGAAGCGGGTTGGACGCTCAATGGGCAACTCGGCGATAGCATTGCCTTGCAGTATCTTTCGCACCAGTACGCCCGATTGCGCGGCGCGGTTTCGTGCCCGCTCACGGATCGCGAGATGCGAGGTACGCTACAATCGCGAGAAGGTCCTGCTCGTCGAGATTGGCTACAACTGGGGCCATTAACGGGCTCCATTCTCCAGTTCGGGCGCCGTGCTGGAAGTCGTAGAGCTGCCGGAACATGTAGCTCGGTGAACGACCAGCAATGCTTGGCAGCGGTCCAAGTCCTTTAAGGTCCGCGCCATGGCACAACGCGCATTGGATCGTTTTGCCCGACCCACCTTTCACGACTAGCGCCTCGCCTTTGGCGAGGCTCCCGATTGGTGCATACGCTGTGAAGGTCGATCGAGGGTCGCGGCTTTCGAAGCGCAGCAGATCGTCGGGGACCTCCACGATCCGCGCTTCGATCGGCTCGCGCTCGCTGGTTTCCACCGCAGTCCAAATCAGACCCGCCACATAGGTCTTTGGCGCGGTTTCACTCTCGACCACCTTGATGCGTTTGAGCGGCTGCAAAGCCGAAAAGTAGGCCGCCGCGACTTCGATTTCGGTGTCAGTGATCGGCTTAGAAAGCTCGATCATTAGCTTTGCCGGAATTCGCCCGGGGAGGGTCGTACCACGCGCCCCGCTCTTGTAGTCGGCCATCTGCTGGATGATGTAGCTCTTCGGCAGCCCTGCAAGGTCCGCGTTTTCCGGACCACCAGGCCCGGTGGCGCGGTGACAAAATCCGCATGCGAACACACCGGGTTTGCGGCCGTTCGCGACGATGTCCGGCAGCGCGCCGTGGTCGCTGGGGTGC
The Bradyrhizobium sp. KBS0727 genome window above contains:
- a CDS encoding arylsulfatase, yielding MSLAPNAAAQQITGTPGSPGATLTIDGKQLPPEPPKFGGVINETAKDSKPYWPPSVVPPKGAPNVLLIMTDDQGYGVSGTFGGVIPTPNMDRIAKSGLRYTQFHSTALCSPTRAALITGRNHHSVGFGVIGEMSTGYPGYNSVIGQDSATIGTILRDNGYATSWFGKNHNTPTYLYSAAGPFDQWPVGMGFEYFYGFMGGETDQWTPYLFRNTTQVFPWIGKQNYNLITDMADDAINYMNGLDAAAPDKPFFVYYVPGGTHSPHQPKKEWIDKFKGKFDMGWEKLREQIFANQKRLGVIPANTQLTPWPDTLPKWDSLSLIRKKLYAREAEVFAGYAAYTDYEIGRVIQAVEDMGKLDNTLIIYISGDNGTSAEGTLEGTPNQMTAYNAILDLPEAELMLNYEAWGSDKTYPHMSVAWSWAFDTPFKWTKQVASHFGGTRQGMAISWPGHITDPGGIRSQFHHMIDIVPTILEATGIQAPTTVNGIAQKPIEGVSMAYTFDKANANAPSKRDTQYFEMFANRGIYNNGWYANTTPPVPPWIMGTAKLPEINEYKWELYNVAEDFSQNNDLAAKNPDKLKEMQALFLTEAAKYQVLPLDNSVLPRLVTPRPSATAGRSVFTFKGENAGIPDGNTPSILNKDYTITAEITVPQGGAEGMIATYGGRFGGYGLYLLRGKPVFSYNMLNLKRYRWEGGVGNRDVFGDALKPGKHTIVFEFKYDGPGPGKGGTGVLTADGKLVAKKSMPHSIPFLMAIDETFDIGSDTRTTVDDSYKLPFRFTGKIDKLTYKLGPTQMTDDEQKLTRHALERARD
- a CDS encoding adenylate/guanylate cyclase domain-containing protein; the encoded protein is MDEEGTHVRLKEHLRVLIDPKVAAYRGHIVKNTGDGFLAEFNSVVDAMRCAVDVQRGMVERNLGVPPSTRVEFRIGINVGDIIEDNGDIFGDGVNVAARLEAIAEPGGICVSDDAHRQLRDKLDIVFDDAGEQILKNIERPVRVFKMRDGAAASQRPTLALPDKPSIAVLPFQNLSADPDQEYFADGVVEDITMALSRFHWLFVIARNSSFTYKGRPVDVKQVGRELGVRYVLEGSVRKAGNRIRIAGQLIDAETGAHLWADRFDGALEDMFDLQDQVTSSVVGAIAPKLLYAEMKRAKHKLTENLDAYDYYLRGLASARRWTKDANSESLRLFRKAIELDPGLACAYGMAAWCYTQRKGRGWMIEHVQESAEATRLARKAVQLGGNDPVALCMGGYALAFVAHEFDDAMAFVDRGLAVNPNLAQAWNLSAWVRVWRGEPDLILDHAARAMRLSPLDPSMYNMQGAMAYAHFLAGRYDMASSCAEKSMRDNPAFLLAVCMSAASNALAGRLAPAQKAMARALELNPDLRASNLGDLAPFRRAEDLALFAKGLRQAGLPD
- a CDS encoding adenylate/guanylate cyclase domain-containing protein, giving the protein MDAPSHIDPVTAYSDSDVVHWLTNGTRDERFIDNIFAEMCIRLQQAGIPVKRATLHVLIHHPQWLGARIMWADGMREAELARVDYDVRGRSEYIGSPANEIHDGATEVRENLERNPSLGRQHAVYDEMRAKGLTDYVAWPLYHTLGKRHIVTFATDRPGGFDAAHIASLSNVLPVLSLVSEIRIKNRLARTLLETYVGSHAGELILAGATRRGTGTTVSAAIMICDLRDFTKISDNWPRDDVIDLLNGYFDAMSEPVARHGGEILKFIGDGMLAIFPLSQPSACANLLHAVSEARQAMVALNEKNSETGRAPLNYGIGIHVGDVMYGNIGSRARLDFTVIGPAVNMASRLETLTKQLGRTVLLSRAFSDFVKDDFELERVGEYPVRGFNDPIELFAYHG
- a CDS encoding ABC transporter substrate binding protein, producing the protein MRKILQGNAIAELPIERPTRFRLVANLVTARTLGLTLPTSILLSADEVIE
- a CDS encoding c-type cytochrome, which codes for MRIVPALLSSVIVCCLLAIPIATAADGPPAWAYTPNNPDYKPPADDGKQVRVPDSTAGYTWSQLRDRFIAPVWHPSDHGALPDIVANGRKPGVFACGFCHRATGPGGPENADLAGLPKSYIIQQMADYKSGARGTTLPGRIPAKLMIELSKPITDTEIEVAAAYFSALQPLKRIKVVESETAPKTYVAGLIWTAVETSEREPIEARIVEVPDDLLRFESRDPRSTFTAYAPIGSLAKGEALVVKGGSGKTIQCALCHGADLKGLGPLPSIAGRSPSYMFRQLYDFQHGARTGEWSPLMAPVVANLDEQDLLAIVAYLASRDP